In Streptomyces sp. Li-HN-5-11, the sequence CTCTCGCTCAGCGCGGGCGCAGCCCTCCTCGGGTTGCTCCTCGTCGTCGCCCTCGTCGCGCCGCTGCTGCTGACAGGCCCCGCCGAGACACTCACCGGCGACGCCCGGCTCGGGCCCGGCACCGGACATCTGCTCGGCACGGACGCCTTCGGCCGTGACGTGTTCGCCCGGGCGCTCGTCGCGACCCGGCTCACCCTGCTCATGGCCGCCGTCGCCACCGCCGCCTCCTTCGTCGCCGGCGTCGCGATCGGCGCGGTGGTCCACCTGGCACCCCGGTGGCTGCACGAGACGTGCCTGCGGCTCATCGACTCGGCGGTGGCCTTCCCCTCGCTGGTGCTCGCCCTCGTCGTCGCGGCAGTGCTCGGGCCGGGCACGGTTTCCGCGGTCGTCGCCATCGCCGTCGCCGGCGTGCCCGGATTCGCACGGCTGACGGCGAACCTCGCCGCGACCGTCGCGGACCGGGACTACGTGCTCACCGCGCGCCTGCTCGGCGTCCCGGGCCTGCGGATCCTCGGCCGGCACGTACTGCCGAACATCAGCGGCCCGCTGCTGGTGCTCCTCAGCTCGAGCTTCACGCTGTCCCTGCTCGACATCAGCAGCCTGTCGTTCGTCGGCCTCGGTGTGCAGAGCCCGCAGTACGACTGGGGCCGGCTGCTCAACGAGGCGCTGCCGTCGATCTTCGCCCAGCCGTCACTCGTCCTCGCTCCTTCGATCATGCTGATGGTCGCGGGCGTCAGCGCCATGCTCCTCGGAGACGGCGTGGCCTCGTTCGTCGACCCACGAACCCGCCGCACATCACCCGCGCCGTCCGGGACGGCGAACGCCGCGGGACCGATCGGCCCGGCACGGGATGCCGGCACGCAGGCGCCCCCAGCGCCGGCCGGTGCGGGGACGGCGGACGGCCCGGACGACGACTGCGTGCTGACCGTCGCCGGGCTGACCGTGCGGGCCGGGGACCGCACACTCGTCGACGACGTGTCGTTCACCATCAAGGCCGGCCAGATCCTCGGGCTCGTCGGGGAGTCGGGATCGGGCAAGTCCACCATCGCCATGGCGATTCCGGGCCTGCTCCCCGAGGGTCTGCGGGTGCACGCGTCACGCCTTCGCCTCGCGGACCTCGACCTGCTCGGCACGCCGCCGGCTCGGCGCCTCGCGACCGAGATCGGCATCGTCTACCAGGACCCGATCGGGACGTTCAACCCCGCGCTGCGGCTCGGCATCCAGCTCACCGAGGTGGTCAGGGAGCACCGGCGCACGCCCCGCCGCCGGGCGGCGCGGGACATGGTCCGCGCCCTCGCCGGCATCCACGTCACCGAGCCGGACAGGCGGTTGCGCCAGCACCCGCACGAGCTCAGCGGCGGCATGCTCCAGCGCGCCTCGATCGCCTCCGCGATGTCGACGAACCCGCGGCTGCTCATCGCCGACGAGCCGACGACGGCACTCGACGTCACGGTCCAGGCAGAGGTGCTGCGCCAGTTCCGGCGCATCAACCGCGAGCACGGCACGGCGATGCTGTTCATCTCGCACGACATCGGCGTCGTCGGTGTGCTCTGCGACACGGTCCTGGTGCTCCACGGCGGCCGGGTCGTCGACCGGACGACCGGCGCGGACCTGCGCCGCGGAACGGCTACCCATCCGTACACCCGCGCGCTGCTCGCCGCGACGCCCGCCGCGGTCGAGGCCGGCGAAACCCTCAACGCCGTCCGGTGGAACGCCGACGCGACGGCGGCTCTCCCCGCGCCTTCGGCGCCGCCGCACGGGGCACCGCCCGACGACCCCTCCGACATACCCGCGGACCACCCGACGGCCGCGGAAGGGAGCCGCTGATGTCCGCCACGATCACCGCACCTGACCGGCGGGTGGCCGACCCGCTGTTGCGCGTCGAGGACCTCACCGTCGTACTCGGCCACGGGGCCGCGGCCCGCACGGTGCTCAAGGAAGTCTCCTTCGGCATTCCCCGGGGGACCACCCTCGCGCTCGTCGGTGAATCCGGGTCGGGAAAGACGACGCTCGCGCGCACCCTGGTCGGTGTCCACCGGCCGTCCAGCGGGCGGATCCTCGTGGACGGCGCCCCGCTGCGGCCCGCACGGGGACGGGCGCGGGCCACGACGGTCCAGATGATCCCGCAGGACCCGTACTCCTCGTTCGACCCACGGCGCACCGTCGCGCAGTCGCTCGCCGAGGCACTCGATCCGGTCCGGGCCAGGGTCAAACCGGTCCGGACACGGATCGCCGAGCTGCTCAGTCAGGTGAGCCTCGACCCGGACACCATGGACCGCTACCCGCACGAGTTCTCCGGCGGCCAACGGCAGCGGTTGGCGATCGCACGGGCCCTCGCACCGCGACCCCAGTTCATCATCGCCGACGAGATCACCTCGGCCCTCGACCTGACGACCCAGGCCGAGATACTCAACCTGCTCGCCGGTCTGCGCCGCCGGCTCTCACTGACGATGCTGTTCATCTCGCACGACCTGGCCGTCGTCCGGCACGTGAGCGACACCGTCGCGGTCCTGCTGCACGGGGACCTCGTCGAACTCGGCCCGACCGGGTCCACATTCTCCCGGCCGACCCACCCGTACACGGCGCAACTCCTCGCGTCCGTCCCGGGCGACCCGAGGTTCCGCCTCGACCTGCCGACAGCCTGACAGCGGGAAAAACGGCGACCCGATGGACGACCCCCGGCGCACTGGTGCGGTCAGCTTCTGGCTGCCCGAGCGCCCGCAAACCCGTAGGCTGTGGAGCGCCTCCTACCTGACGGAACTCGAGTCCACGCTGCGGGTCGTCGCGCGATGGTGCTGCCTGCAGCGTAGGCGTACACCCGTCCCGAGCGACGCAGGGATGCGACACGGCTGGCGAGAGCCCTCATCGAGTTCCGTGAGGCCGAAGCCGTCTCGGAGCGTGAAATCGCGCGCCGCACCTGGCTGAGTGAGGCGACCATCAGGACCTTCGAACGCGGCCGCGGGGACCTGCCCACCCCGACCGTTGCCCGAACCTTCGAGGAACTCCTCGGCTGGGCTCCGGGCAGCATCAAGACCGCGCCGTCCGAGACGACGGGCCGTGAGGCATCGGCCGACTTGGCCATGGACCTCGAGCAGGCGCGCTGGTCAGGGCTGGACTCCGGGCGATTGCGGTCGTGGCCCGGTGAACAGTCCTGGCTCGGTTGCGGCCAGGATTCCTCGCTCCTGGTCGACCAGGGGCTTCTGCACGGTGTCGGTTTCGGCGGCGACCTTGTCCAGCAGTGCGATGCCGACGGCGTTCTCGTGCGCAGAGGCGGCCCTCTCAGTCCTTCGGTGGCGCCGTGCTCTCCCGTACGGTGAGGGTCGTCGCGATCTCCAGCCCGGTCTGGAGTGCCTGCTCACCGCGGCCGAGGGTCAGTGCGAGTTCGGTCGCCGCGATGGCCATCTCGGTCAGCGGCTGGTGGACGGTGGTCAATGGCGGGTCCACCCAGGAGACCGCCGGCAGGTCGTCGAAACCGACCACGCTCAGGTCCTCGGGAATGTACAGGCCGGCTTCGCGCGCGGCCTGGTAGACCCCGAGCGCCAGGAGGTCGTTCGCGGCGAAGATCGCGGTGGGGCGGTCGGGCCGGGACAGCAGGTCGCGCGCCGCGGCGTAGCCGTCCTCCCGGGTGAGCTTGGCGTGGACCACGAGGTCCGGATCGGCCGGCAGACCGGCGGCCTGCAGCGCCGAGCGGTAACCGTCCAGCCGGGCAGCGCAGCACAGCACGTCCTGCGGTCCGCTGATCATCGCGATGCGGCGATGGCCCAGTTCGGTCAGGTGGCGGGTCGCGGCCCGGCCGCCGGACCAGTTGGTGGCGCCGACGAAGGGCACGTCGTCCGGCAGTTCACAGGTCGGATCGAAGACGACGAACGGAATGCCCTTCGCCTGGAGCTGCTCGCGCTCGGCATCGGAGAGCTGCGCCACCGACAGCACGCAGTTCGGGCGGCGGGCCACGGTGTCGTCCCAGGCTGGAGCGGGTGAGTCGTGCAGGCCGAAGCGCGAGACCATCAGCCCCACGCGGTGCTTGCTGGCCACCCGCTCCACGCCCCGGATGATCTCCACGGCCCACATGCTCTCCAGCTCGCGGAACACCAGCTCCACCACGTTGTTGCGATTGGCCCCCGAAAGCTTGCGGTAGCCGTACCGGTCGATCAGCTCCTCGACGCGGGCACGGGTGCCGGGCGACACCCCCGACTTGCCGTTGAGCACCTTCGAGACGGTCGGAACCGATACGCCCGCCGACTCGGCGATGAACGCGATCGTCACCGGCCGGGAGGAGTCACCCCCGGGGCGTTCGCCACCATCCGCCAGTCCTTCCGCTGCGTCCTCAGCCAAAGCCGCCTTCCGATCCTTCGCGTCCTCGCCGCCCCCGATGGCCGGCCGAGCGACCGGCAGCCCTGCCCGGCGGGTGCGGCACCTTTGCGGTTGCCGTACAGCCGGACCAGACATCCGTCCGCATCATATTAGCTCTCTCTGCCCGCAAGCGACGAAACTTTCCTGCGGTAGCCCGACGCGGCCTGCCTCGCCGGAGGCCGGGATCACGCCGCAGGATGCGTGCGGCGGCGTCAGCAGCAGCACGATCCGGTGCATGACCACCGAGCAAGCCGGCGCCACGGTCGGGCCCGGTCGTTCCCGGGTCGGCGCGGGCGCGGCCCGCCCCTGGGGCGGGCCGCCCGGTCTCAGTCCGCGACTGCCTGGGGGGAGGCGAGGCGGAAGGCGGCCAGCCGGAAGTCCCCGCGCAGGGTGAGGTGCAGGTCGTGCACGCCGTCCAGCGGTACGGGGAACTCCTGGGTGACGGACGTCCACGTGTAGCGGCCGCCGGTGACCGGCACGGGGAGGGCCGCGAGGAGGCGTTCGCCGGCCCTGAGTTCCAGGAGAGCCTCGCCCGGCCCGGTGTCCGCGCGCGCGACCTCGGCTTCCAGGCGGACCGCGGAGGTCAGGTCGGCGGAGCGGAAGAGGGTGGTGGCGGGTTGTGTGGGGTCCTTGGGGGTGACCGCGTCGCCGGTGGTGCGGGTGGCGTCGACGAGTGTGAGGTTCTCGTAGTCGTCGAAGTCGGCGGCCCTGGTGCGATGATTGACAACTGTCCGTGGTCCGGGAGCGTTTCCGGTGACGGTGAGGGGCGCGGTGAGGACGACGTCCTCGGCGGACCGGGCGATGAGGACCTCGTACGTGCCCGGGTCGGTGGTGAAGGCTCCGGCGGTGACGTCCCAGTGGGCGAGCTGTTCGGCGGTCAGGTGGAAGGTGACCTCCTGGCTTCCGCCCGGGGCGAGCCGGACCTTGGCGAAGTCGGCGAGCTTCAGCCGGGGCGCCTCATAGCGGGCATCCGTCGCGCGGACGTAGAGCTGGACGACTTCGCTTC encodes:
- a CDS encoding dipeptide/oligopeptide/nickel ABC transporter permease/ATP-binding protein — encoded protein: MATDATVRRWRQNLSLSAGAALLGLLLVVALVAPLLLTGPAETLTGDARLGPGTGHLLGTDAFGRDVFARALVATRLTLLMAAVATAASFVAGVAIGAVVHLAPRWLHETCLRLIDSAVAFPSLVLALVVAAVLGPGTVSAVVAIAVAGVPGFARLTANLAATVADRDYVLTARLLGVPGLRILGRHVLPNISGPLLVLLSSSFTLSLLDISSLSFVGLGVQSPQYDWGRLLNEALPSIFAQPSLVLAPSIMLMVAGVSAMLLGDGVASFVDPRTRRTSPAPSGTANAAGPIGPARDAGTQAPPAPAGAGTADGPDDDCVLTVAGLTVRAGDRTLVDDVSFTIKAGQILGLVGESGSGKSTIAMAIPGLLPEGLRVHASRLRLADLDLLGTPPARRLATEIGIVYQDPIGTFNPALRLGIQLTEVVREHRRTPRRRAARDMVRALAGIHVTEPDRRLRQHPHELSGGMLQRASIASAMSTNPRLLIADEPTTALDVTVQAEVLRQFRRINREHGTAMLFISHDIGVVGVLCDTVLVLHGGRVVDRTTGADLRRGTATHPYTRALLAATPAAVEAGETLNAVRWNADATAALPAPSAPPHGAPPDDPSDIPADHPTAAEGSR
- a CDS encoding ABC transporter ATP-binding protein, whose product is MSATITAPDRRVADPLLRVEDLTVVLGHGAAARTVLKEVSFGIPRGTTLALVGESGSGKTTLARTLVGVHRPSSGRILVDGAPLRPARGRARATTVQMIPQDPYSSFDPRRTVAQSLAEALDPVRARVKPVRTRIAELLSQVSLDPDTMDRYPHEFSGGQRQRLAIARALAPRPQFIIADEITSALDLTTQAEILNLLAGLRRRLSLTMLFISHDLAVVRHVSDTVAVLLHGDLVELGPTGSTFSRPTHPYTAQLLASVPGDPRFRLDLPTA
- a CDS encoding helix-turn-helix transcriptional regulator — encoded protein: MARALIEFREAEAVSEREIARRTWLSEATIRTFERGRGDLPTPTVARTFEELLGWAPGSIKTAPSETTGREASADLAMDLEQARWSGLDSGRLRSWPGEQSWLGCGQDSSLLVDQGLLHGVGFGGDLVQQCDADGVLVRRGGPLSPSVAPCSPVR
- a CDS encoding LacI family DNA-binding transcriptional regulator yields the protein MADGGERPGGDSSRPVTIAFIAESAGVSVPTVSKVLNGKSGVSPGTRARVEELIDRYGYRKLSGANRNNVVELVFRELESMWAVEIIRGVERVASKHRVGLMVSRFGLHDSPAPAWDDTVARRPNCVLSVAQLSDAEREQLQAKGIPFVVFDPTCELPDDVPFVGATNWSGGRAATRHLTELGHRRIAMISGPQDVLCCAARLDGYRSALQAAGLPADPDLVVHAKLTREDGYAAARDLLSRPDRPTAIFAANDLLALGVYQAAREAGLYIPEDLSVVGFDDLPAVSWVDPPLTTVHQPLTEMAIAATELALTLGRGEQALQTGLEIATTLTVRESTAPPKD